A single Pelorhabdus rhamnosifermentans DNA region contains:
- a CDS encoding dihydrodipicolinate synthase family protein, with the protein MFEIKGVVPPLITPMDENEKLDTKALRNLIDYVIEGGVHGVFVLGSTGEFYGLDVEEKVKAVEVTMEQVNGRVPVYVGASAITTKECVKLAKLAKQ; encoded by the coding sequence GGAGTCGTGCCACCGCTGATTACACCGATGGACGAAAATGAAAAGTTAGATACAAAAGCACTGCGCAATTTGATTGATTATGTTATTGAAGGCGGGGTTCACGGCGTTTTCGTACTGGGCAGTACAGGCGAATTCTATGGCCTTGATGTTGAAGAAAAAGTGAAGGCTGTAGAAGTGACGATGGAACAAGTCAATGGCCGGGTGCCTGTTTATGTGGGAGCCAGTGCCATTACAACCAAAGAATGTGTGAAGCTGGCCAAACTGGCTAAACAAAA